ACGAGAGATGCAGCAAATGACAACGCTAGACTGTAACCTTTACATCTGGATTGAGCTGTGACTGGAGCTCTTTTAATGACCTTGtcttgtcttcttctgtggtggttTAAAGGCACCTGATTGAAAAATTAGCACCAACTGCTGTTTGTCTCCATCAACCAATGAACTCATTTATATAATGATATTGGATGGGAATGCACATTAATTTGCACTTTCTTTTGCAGATTATTTTAAACTGTGGCTCAGGTTTAGTGACACTGAGGAATGAGGAGAATCTGACCTGAACCCAAACCCAGGATAAAGACGTTCGGTGAATGTGGTGTTGAAGGTGTGGAGGTGGAtcagtgtgtcagaggagacTCTGTAGAAGGACAGAGTGCCAGCAGGACAGTCCACATACACTGCTACTCTACCAGAgaccgaggaggaggaggaggaggaggaggaggaggaggaggaggaggaggaggaggaggaggtttgtttgttgttgtgacagACAAAATAACCACCATCAATGCAGCTCAGACTCCAGGACTGATCACTCCCTCCAAACAAGCCTTCACGtttgtctcctctcctgctgATTCCTCTGTAGGTCACTGATACATCCACCACTcctctccactccacctcccagtaacagCGACCAGTCAAACCATCTCTACACAGCAGCTGAGGCCAGTAGTCAAATCTCTCTGGATGATCAAGATATGGCTCAGCCTCTAACACATTAGACACCTTCCTCTTGTCATTAGACACTCTGAGGTTTTTGTTGACTGTGTTTTCGTCGAGGGTGAGCTCACAGGAATCTGATGGAGAGAACAAGATGCAATACAGCTGCACTTATTTATCCATCTATGACACCAGAGATTTACATGAGTGATGTCACAGGTTTAAGATACATGAATGTGTGCTGCTTGTATTCATGAATCAAATTTAAGACACACTTACACTTCCTCAGACCTGGTTTCAACCACTGGACTCCACTGGGATCCCACCtgaaaggaggaggggggttaGAGCAGCACATTTGCTGTTTTTGCTGGGAACTTGAAGCTTCCCACTTCTGGTCAACATATGTAGTTAGCAGTGAGTAGAAAGTTAATCTGTTAACGCGGCAAGATTAAAAGTGAGGATTTATTATAGTATTTGCaagttgcactggtgctccatggtcacaaatgCAACTATATAGTCCGAAGCactgcagatacaaaaacacatgcTTTGTCTGATCACACTAGCGTTAGGCTCAGTAAGTTTAATTTGCTGCAACACCTTCAAACATACTAGCTGTACCCCAAACTCCCTCCGGAGAGTTGAGCTCCTTGACTATAGTATCTCTATAGTCCTCTTATAGTCTCTAACagtgagcccagccaccccatgaaGGAAAGTCACTTCAGCTGCTTGCATCattcattctttcggtcacgacccaaagctcatgacaaTAGGTAAGAACTGGAAAGCAGACTGATGAATATATTGAAAGCTTTAACGCCCCATTTTAGTCTCTCTCTCATTCATTAAGAAAACCGAAGAAACTTCAACTCCACTATTTGGGTGAGCGAGTGAAAAACAAAGGCTTCTTCCTACCTCAGAGTTTTCATGCTCCAGCGTGGATCCTCCCGTACAGCAGACAGCTTCTTCACCCCCGAGTGTCCTGGATGATTGTAACTCAGGTCCAGCTCTATCAGACGGGAGGATGTGGAGCTCAAAGCTGTAGCCAGATAATCACAGCCTTTCTCTGTGATCAGACAGCCGGACAGcctgcaaacacaaaacaacacacgtCACAGAATTTATTTCCTGCAATAATACAAAacccaatggaaaaatcccattggctttctGACCAGGTAACCAGGATGATGCAAACTTCCAcattggcctacagaaaaacatcatccctggagcaaTGTATACTTACAGCTTCCTGTAACCTTAGTCAAAATAATGTTAGCAACTGCTAACACTAAgtactgcattaaaaacaagtccaaattaatgaaaagtaaaagaaaCAGCAGCCACAGAGAGCTGACTGGCTGAAGAGCTGCAGGTGACAGACTTTTACAACAGCTGGGACGAACATCAAACCTCAAACACGTCACTGAGGTTAGTGACGCCTTCTCAGATGCTAACAGTCTGATACAGCACAGAAATCCCACAGAGGTTGCGCTGTAGAGCCACTACTAAGTCcactgttcttcctctttgagttagccactaactgctacCATCTGCTTTTTGACTCTCCCATGGTGGGTCGCATGTATAACACGTCATGAAAATGCCACAACCGTCCTGCAGGCTGTTCTGTTACACAGGCATTGTTTGGGCGCTGTAACTACCTCCCTTGGCGGCTTAGATGCGAGATCACTCTTTCCACCAATTCCACTATTGTGCCTCATAAACTCAACAGTGAAGTGGGATAACAGCGTGATATTCCCATCTTGAACAGGCAGTGCAAAAGAGGCTGATGTGGCACAAAAGGGCTgtacattgttaaaataaaaagaagaactAAAACCTTTCCTGCTCCGTCACTCAGTTCTTCAGTAATCATCCACAGTGTAGGGATGCTTAAACAAAACAAGGATTAATTGGTGGCTAACAACATCACAGCCGGAGTGCACTTTTATATCACTATCATCCCAGTGGCGACACTGCTCTGAAATTAGAAAGAATTTGTATGTGTTTCAAAACAAATGTTCACTGAATATCTGGCAACATGTGTCTACATTTGGTCAGTTACACACACTTTACTTTGAATCTTAAAATTCCTATCTGCTATTTTGGGTTCCACCAGCAGAAGGAGAacaaaatcatataaaaatgtTCATGGAAAATTATGCACAGGTTCGAAAACTCACTTACGATAACTGGTTTCACAGTAATTTGAGTagagcaaaataaatgagtttatccattaatattaataatagttTAAATGGTCATTAGTTGATGTGGTTGATGAATCCTGACCTGAGAATTTCCAGTGTGCAGTGTCGACTCGCCAGTCCAGTGGACagctgcttcactcctgaatcccaCAGGTCGTTGTTACTCAGGTCCAACTCTCTCAGACTGGAGGACTGAGAGCGGAGAACTGGGGACAGAGCTTCACAGCTTCTCTCCAAGAGGTTACAGCTATTCAGCCTAAAGAGACGATAAGAAACAGGAAGACGCGTAAGATGTATGACACATAAAACTTACTTTACGTGTTTTGAATTGAATTTGATTTAGCCAACAATATATGAAGCAAATGAAACATAGGAACATTGTAGATATTAAGGTTATTCTAAATATGACTGTGCTTGCTCACAGCTACTACTTGATGAAGTGCGAGCAACAGGATGCTGCCTAGGGTTCATTTAACAATCTCAAGGATTTTACGAAAGTCCCATACAGAAGCTTCTGAACCCTGACCTGAGAGTTTCAAGTGTACAGTGTGGACTCCCCAGTCCAGCAGATAGCAGCTCCACTCCTGCATCCTGCAGGTCGTTGTTACTCAGGTCCAGGTGTCTCAGATTAGAGGACTGAGAGCTGAGGACTGAGGACAGATCTTCACAGCTTTTCTTTGAGAGGTCACAGCCACTCATTCTGAAGAGACAAGGAGGGAAAacaaattagttttttttttcttcactttagAAGACAGTAGTGCATTAATTATCATTTCAATGCATTTAAGTCTCTTTCTTACAGAGCTTTGTTGGAGGTTTTCACAActggcagcagcctcagaagAGCTTCCTCTGAAGCTGAGTATTTCTTCAGGTCAAACACGTCCAGATCTTCTTCTGATGACTGTAAGATGAAGACCAGAGCTGACCACTGAGCAGGAGACAGTTTATCTGTGCGGAGACTTCCTGATTCCAGGAACTGCTGGATctcattcaccagagaacaatCCTTCAGTTCATTCAGACAGTGGAACAGATTGATGTATTTCTCTGCAGAGATATTTTCCTCGAACTTCTTCTTGATGTACCGGATTATATCCTGACTGTTCTCCAAGCTACTTCCTGACTGTGTCACAAGGTCTCGTAGGTGCTTCTGATTGGTCTGCAGTGAAAGACCCAGGAGGAAGCGAAGGAACAAGTCGAGGTGTCCATTTGGACTCTGTAAGGCCTTGTCCACAGCACTCTGGTGGAGACACTTCCTTCTATCTTTACTGAATTTCGACCATGAGGTTGTTAGATCTTTGGCCATCAGATTGACTCCAGAGTTGATGAAGGTCAGATGGACATGAAGAGcagccagaaactcctgaacGCTCAGATGGATGAAGCAGAACACCCTTTCctggtacagtcctctctcctctttaaagatctgtgtgaacactcCTGAGTACACCGAGGCTGCTCTGATATCGATGCCACACTCTGTCAGGTCTGATTCATAGAAGATCAGGTTGCCTTTCTGCAGCTGCTCAAAAGCCAATTTTCCCAGAGACTCAAACATCATCCTGCTGTTTTGACTCCAGTGTGGATCTGTCTCAGATCCTCCATCATACTTGATGTTCTTCAGTTTGGACTGAACCACCAGGAAGTGGATGTACATCtcagtcagggtcttgggcagctctcctctctttctgattttaaaaacatcctccagaactgtagcagtgatccagcagaagactgggatgTGGCACATGATGTGGAGGCTTCTGGATGTCTCAATGTGTGAGATGATTCTGCTGGCCTGTTCCTCATTTTTGAATTTCTTCCTGAAGTACTCCTTTTTGTGTGGGTCAGTGaaccctctgacctctgtcaccatgtcaacacagtcaggagggatctgattggctgctgcaggtcgtGTGGTTATCCAGAGGCGAGCAGAGGGAagcagtttccccctgatgaGGTTTACCAGCAGCACATCCACTGAGGTGGACTCTGTAACATCAGTCAGGATTTTAGTGTTGCTGAAGTCCAGAGGAAACCGACACTCATCCAGACCGTCAAGGATGAACACAACCTGGAACTCTTCAAACCTGCAGATTCCTGCTTCTTTGGTTTCAGTGAAGAAGTGATGCACAAGTTCCACCAAGCTgtactttttctctttcagcacaTTCAGCTCTCTGAAGGTGAATGGAAATGTGAACTGTATGTCCTGGTTGGCTTTGTCTTCAGCccagtccagagtgaacttCTGTGTTAAGACTGTTTTCCCAATGCCAGCCACTCCCTTTGTCATCACTGTTCTGATTGGTTCATCTCTTCCAGGTGAGGCTTTAAAGATGTCTTGTTGCCTGATTGTTGTTTCAGGTCTAACTGGTTTCTTGGATGCTGTTTCAATCTGTCTGATCTCATGTTCCACATTGACCTCTGCAGTCCctccctctgtgatgtagagctcTGTGTAGATCTGATTGAGAAGCGTTGGGTTTCCTGCTTTAGCGatcccctcaaacacacaccggAACTTCTTCTGCAGGTTAGATTTGAGATTGCGTTGGCATATTCCAGAACGACTTCctaaataaacacaacaaataagATGGCCAAATAAATCATAATGTAAATATGTCagcatatttgaatatatttagGTCAATCTATCAGGACATTAGTAGACATCCAATTTATCCAAAAATTTGGAGAAATAGTCGTACTGCTCTGCAGACAGTCAGCCAGCTTCTCCTGTTTCATGTTCCTCAGGAAGTTCAGTGTGATCTTCAGAaatgcctctctgctgctcctcccgTCCAGCACCTCatcctccctctcactctctaaGCGTTTTGAGTAATCTGTACTCAGAACTTTCTGGAACATCTTCAGCTCGTTCTTCACATATGTGACGAtgttctcctccagcagctggaaCAGAATATTACAAGAATGATACAACCAAACTAAAATCATGGAACCAAACATCAGATCCACATTGGACAGGCTGACACTCCACTGGTCTGAAAAGTGCAACATGGAGgtgattttaaacatttgtaaaactAGTTGTTGTACATGAACAGACCGTGAATACAGAGTCCAGGGATGTTTGGTGCTGCTGGGCGGACTGACCACTCGGAACCTCGAAGCTCTCCTCGTCCATTCTGTGGAGGAATCATGAAGAATTAGATCGCATTATCTGTCCAcattagggatgtcagtttggGTTAATTTTGCATTCAATGGCCCATTGACACCCATTAACTGGTAACTAACCAGtgaattttaaagaaaactagaattacagccCCACCattgtatgcctccatgcacCTGTCAAGATGCATTTaaaccctgtttccaccaagcagtacagtccggttcagttcagttcggtaccctttttttccgtttccactgtgaaaagctgTGGATAGTACTACTGGAactgttctgtaccgtccccatgtttggtcccccctctgttggggtacctagcgcacagatctggtactaaaaggtcaAAAATGTCAGAGTGCAGCCTTgctctgtggacgataaaccaggtgcagactgatcagggggcggcagtagctcagtccatagggacttgggttgggaaccggacgGTCGCCTGTTAAAGTCCCCgcctggaccaaaatatggaacatggactggtagctggagaggtgccagttcacctcctgagcactgccaaggtgcccctgagcaaggcaccaaaccccccaaccgctcggagcgcctgtcatgggcagcccactctgacatctctccactcagtgcatgtataggtcctgtttgtgtatgggtacgtcccaagtctcttaatttTATACTGCTAAGTCCTAACTTCTTACTTGAACCGGAAGTTGTTCGAGGTCCACCATCTTTAAGGCCGTGTCGtgtctcttattcctgccagtaaggagttagcgttaggagggatctgttaggtgcgatgagtaaggtaacacgagaggttcctaacagaaagtttttttcagcttgaggccctgATGTATAAACAtcgtacgacatctattgcacgtctgtccgtcctggaagagggttccctcctcagttgctcttcctgaggtttctaaagattagtgtcaccaattcaatatctgaccaaatgtcttcacctttgaccaccaaagtcttaTCAgctcactgagtccaagtggacgttcgcaccaaatctgaagaaatttcctcaaagcGTTCTTCAAatatcacgttcatgagaatggcatggatgcaaggtcacattgactTTCAACTAccaaaaatctaatcaattcattgttgcgtccaagtggacatttgcaCCAAATCTTaaagaaactccctcaaggtgttttcgAGATATGGCATTCAAGAGAATGGAATGGACGTACATATGTACGGACAACCCCAAAACATAACACCTCAGCCACAGCTATCGCCAgcgcggaggcataaaaatgcaaaataacattaaatacaaGCGACCTTTCATTTTAGTCCAGAGCTCCATTAACTCAGTAAGTTTAAGCTCTACGTTTCAAAGTGCTATCCATTTAGACTGCATAATAATATCATCTTAATACTGACAGAAACTTACTGGCACTTAAAATTAGTAATAAAATCCACTGACCAGTCACAAATTCAGTTAAACTTGGTTAAAATAAAGCATAATTACAATGTTATAATACAACAATACAACTTTTGTCAGATAAATACCTTGGTTTAAAATTATGAATGATTTCCCTTGACCGGTCACTCTTACAGGACACTAAGCTGGGTTCAGGTTCAGGAGGTTCTTGTCTCAGATGGTtcctgaaacaaaaaaagagataatAATTGAGAATTTTGAATAAACGCCTTCCTGGACAAAatactagggctgtacccaaatattcggatattcgtttctatgggtaggtattcgtatTCGTTTGGTATTtgatattcgtttttttatttacttttttttttttttttaacattttttggtgctaaatgtagtctttttgttgttggtaaatgtaggttatcaataaaaatcaaaacttttaaactgcattgttaaaaatgtgaaaatatagtatcgcctaccagctgagcttgtgcgcacggcacgcttgagcgcatccgtctgaggctgtggatcaatgccaacttttaccactttatcactattccctctaacttgtagctgtttttttcgttatcttttgaatttaatatgaattatggaaccgtttttgtcaacgtttgtttctcCCGTTttatacaataaattattgtttaaagtttcaacaagtttcttttggagtgcgtgacacaagtgtgttttgaaaacgaccgcagactgtcacctgctcaacgcatcagtacctttggatgccatgacagtaatagccaataatgtcaaaatatcatttacagactgatttaacagacgatcactgctgcccgacccgcaggtccatttgcgggtcccgcgggttacgggtcgacccgtgcatcactactcagctcagtctataaggctgtacacaacagtaacgctatagacattatattctattcaggccggcagaaccagcagcgcatcggctctacagtgcacggcactgctgattaaccattttattgcagcacagagtgtctgccagcaaccaattactggcagaggcttcctacaacttgtttcaacggttctgatttaatcagaagacaaattaaacaggatgactagccaatgtgaaaatcaaaagaaagcatagaataatgtactgaaggagactgttctgccatcacatttttttttgcaaagatCCTGTGCAAAACAATACAATTAGGTCTGAAAAAACCCTGGAGTCcgcctcccccctccccctccccaccCCTCCGATGGTTCCTAAACAACATTGATAAAGCTCACATGTTCAGTTAAACTCTCTGTGGTTAACATACTGCACACTTGCAAAGCTTTAATACAACAACATACTTCTTGTCAGATAAATACCTTTGTTTAAAATCAAGAATGTAATCCCTTGACCAGTCACTCTTACAGGACACTAAGCTGGGTTCAGGTTCAGGAGGTCTCTGATGGttcctgaaacaaaaaaaaaaaacgatatTAAATGAGAATTTTGAATAAACGCCTTCCTGGACAAAATACAgatgtaaaatatgtaaaatgttttccaaacaCAAATTGAACACTTCTATCTATACACTGAAATTGATAATGCACAGTAGGCTACGGCAGGATCCAGATGTGACCATCAATGGCGACCTCCTATAATGTAGTGtataatgacatgacaacacacaacaacctctgggggatgttttttttctggtggcacACTGGCAGAAGTGGAGCGGTGTGGATcagtgtgaatgaatgaaaaatgaaaacaataaacaatgtaTTTCGGATGGTAATGTGTTACGTGACACTGTttatgtaataatattatatgtTGGTACTGCTTTAAattactttgttactgctaTAAAGTTACATATTACTGTAAGGCTTTACTTTTGTGACACATTACTCCCTGCACTGGTCTCCGATGGTTCCTAAACAGCTTTGAAGATTTAATGAAAAAGGTCACATATTCAGTTAAACTCTCTGTGGTTAACATACTGCACAACTGCAAAGTTTAAATGCAACAACATACTTTCTGTCAGATAAATACCTTGGTTTAAAATTATGGATGATTTCCCTTGACCGGTCACTCTTACAGGACACTAAGCtgggttcaggttcaggttcaggttcaggttcaggagGTTCATGTCTCAAATGATTCCTGGAACAAAGACAGCATGGATAACTTAATCAAAGGTCACATATTCAGTTAAACTGTGGCTGAAATAAAGCATCATTTACAATGTTATCATACAACAATATACGTTTTGTCAGATAAATACCTTAGTTcagtaataagttacttattacactacttttgtgttactttgacctcagaagaactaatgttgactttaaatggatgagggttgTTTCACAggagctccagtttattacagttcattacaAATCCCGTGCTGCAGGTCTGattcattcatgtgttcacatacagtggttagcactttGGATTAAAATCCCTGCTGATATTAATAATAGTGGGGTGATGTAGAGCAATTAAACAGCCAAGACCTTTTTCAAATAAATGGACATCCTTGGACACAGcgagggtcaggcagaggatcaaagtcttATCGTTATCAGATAtagataaatatttgtgggcctatgatatgaaacagattatatatatatatatattataattgaGGTTAatacaacaaacagaatggcgTGCGAGTCAGTCACTATGACGAGCACTAATTAATACACCAGAGCTAGAAGACACACCTGCCGGTTCCCGTCGTGCTGGTCAGCTACAACACCGCAGAGCGAGTTATGCATAAGAACGAGACTGTGTGCTAATGTTGCCCTGCAGTTGTAGGAGACTGAATGGAAACACGTCCAACATAACATCACCCAGACATCAGGACGATGAGAAACAAACCTgaggccagctccttatccACGCTACTTTCTAGCAGCCTTAGGATGCAAAATCAGAACAGGATATGTTGTAGATGTTGCATGTGCATTAATGGAAAGACACTGAAATTGATAATGCACAGTAGGCTACGGCAGGATCCAGATGTGACCATCACTGGCGACCTCCTATGATGTAGCGtataatgacatgacaacacacaacaacctttTCTGGTGGcagtgtgaatgaatgaaaaatgaaaaaaaataaaaaatgtatttcagatGGTAACGTGTTACGTGACACTGTTTATGTAACAATATTACCCCAAATCCTGTTGGCAAGGCGCTACATTACTTCATACTGCTAAAATGTAATAGATTACCCCCAACACTGGTCTCCGATGGTTCCTAAACAACATTGATAAAGCTCACATGTTCAGTTAAACTCTCTGTGGTTAACATACTGCACACTTGCAAAGCTTTAATACAACAACATACTTCTTGTCAGATAAATACCTTTGTTTAAAATCAAGAATGTAATCCCTTGACCAGTCACTCTTATAGGACACTAAGCTGGGTTCAGGTTCAGGAGGTCTCTGATGGttcctgaaacaaaaaaaaaaaacgatatTAAATGAGAATTTTGAATAAACGCCTTCCTGGACAAAATACAGATGTAAAATACGtaaaatgttttccaaacaCAAATTGAACACTTCTATCTATACACTGAAATTGATAATGCACAGTAGGCTACGGCAGGATCCAGATGTGACCATCAATGGCGACCTCCTATAATGTAGCGtataatgacatgacaacacacaacaacctttgggggatgttttttttctggtggcacACTGGCAGAAGTGGAGCGGTGTGGATcagtgtgaatgaatgaaaaatgaaaacaataaacaatgtaTTTCGGATGGTAATGTGTTACGTGACTGTttatgtaataatattatatgtTGGTACTGCTTTAAattactttgttactgctaTAAAGTTACATATTACTGTAAAGCTTTACTTTTGTGACACATTACTCCCTGCACTGGTCTCCGATGGTTCCTAAACAGCTTTGAAGATTTAATGAAAAAGGTCACATATTCAGTTAAACTCTCTGTGGTTAACATACTGCACAACTGCAAAGTTTAAATGCAACAACATACTTTCTGTCAGATAAATACCTTGGTTTAAAATTATGGATGATTTCCCTTGACCGGTCACTCTTACAGGACACTAAGCtgggttcaggttcaggttcaggttcaggagGTTCATGTCTCAAATGATTCCTGGAACAAAGACAGCATGGATAACTTAATCAAAGGTCACATATTCAGTTAAACTGTGGCTGAAATAAAGCATCATTTACAATGTTATCATACAACAATATACGTTTTGTCAGATAAATACCTTAGTTcagtaataagttacttattacactacttttgtgttactttgacctcagaagaactaatgttgactttaaatggatgagggttgTTTCACAggagctccagtttattacagttcattacaAATCCCGTGCTGCAGGTCTGattcattcatgtgttcacatacagtggttagcactttGGATTAAAATCCCTGCTGATATTAATAATAGTGGGGTGATGTAGAGCAATTAAACAGCCAAGACCTTTTTCAAATAAATGGACATCCTTGGACACAGcgagggtcaggcagaggatcaaagtcttATCGTTATCAGATAtagataaatatttgtgggcctatgatatgaaacagattatatat
This region of Epinephelus fuscoguttatus linkage group LG9, E.fuscoguttatus.final_Chr_v1 genomic DNA includes:
- the LOC125894786 gene encoding NLR family CARD domain-containing protein 3-like isoform X14, with amino-acid sequence MDPYEEPEEGVPSAETILCGKLDSQTKAQGNHQRPPEPEPSLVSYKSDWSRDYILDFKQRNHLRHEPPEPEPEPEPEPSLVSCKSDRSREIIHNFKPRNHQRPPEPEPSLVSCKSDWSRDYILDFKQRNHLRQEPPEPEPSLVSCKSDRSREIIHNFKPRMDEESFEVPSGQSAQQHQTSLDSVFTLLEENIVTYVKNELKMFQKVLSTDYSKRLESEREDEVLDGRSSREAFLKITLNFLRNMKQEKLADCLQSRSRSGICQRNLKSNLQKKFRCVFEGIAKAGNPTLLNQIYTELYITEGGTAEVNVEHEIRQIETASKKPVRPETTIRQQDIFKASPGRDEPIRTVMTKGVAGIGKTVLTQKFTLDWAEDKANQDIQFTFPFTFRELNVLKEKKYSLVELVHHFFTETKEAGICRFEEFQVVFILDGLDECRFPLDFSNTKILTDVTESTSVDVLLVNLIRGKLLPSARLWITTRPAAANQIPPDCVDMVTEVRGFTDPHKKEYFRKKFKNEEQASRIISHIETSRSLHIMCHIPVFCWITATVLEDVFKIRKRGELPKTLTEMYIHFLVVQSKLKNIKYDGGSETDPHWSQNSRMMFESLGKLAFEQLQKGNLIFYESDLTECGIDIRAASVYSGVFTQIFKEERGLYQERVFCFIHLSVQEFLAALHVHLTFINSGVNLMAKDLTTSWSKFSKDRRKCLHQSAVDKALQSPNGHLDLFLRFLLGLSLQTNQKHLRDLVTQSGSSLENSQDIIRYIKKKFEENISAEKYINLFHCLNELKDCSLVNEIQQFLESGSLRTDKLSPAQWSALVFILQSSEEDLDVFDLKKYSASEEALLRLLPVVKTSNKALMSGCDLSKKSCEDLSSVLSSQSSNLRHLDLSNNDLQDAGVELLSAGLGSPHCTLETLRLNSCNLLERSCEALSPVLRSQSSSLRELDLSNNDLWDSGVKQLSTGLASRHCTLEILRLSGCLITEKGCDYLATALSSTSSRLIELDLSYNHPGHSGVKKLSAVREDPRWSMKTLRWDPSGVQWLKPGLRKYSCELTLDENTVNKNLRVSNDKRKVSNVLEAEPYLDHPERFDYWPQLLCRDGLTGRCYWEVEWRGVVDVSVTYRGISRRGDKREGLFGGSDQSWSLSCIDGGYFVCHNNKQTSSSSSSSSSSSSSSSSSSSVSGRVAVYVDCPAGTLSFYRVSSDTLIHLHTFNTTFTERLYPGFGFRSDSPHSSVSLNLSHSLK
- the LOC125894786 gene encoding NLR family CARD domain-containing protein 3-like isoform X5, with protein sequence MDPYEEPEEGVPSAETILCGKLDSQTKAQGNHLRPPEPEPSLVSYKSDWSRDYILDFKQRNHQRPPEPEPSLVSCKSDWSRDYILDFKQRNHQRPPEPEPSLVSYKSDWSRDYILDFKQRNHLRHEPPEPEPEPEPEPSLVSCKSDRSREIIHNFKPRNHQRPPEPEPSLVSCKSDWSRDYILDFKQRNHLRQEPPEPEPSLVSCKSDRSREIIHNFKPRMDEESFEVPSGQSAQQHQTSLDSVFTLLEENIVTYVKNELKMFQKVLSTDYSKRLESEREDEVLDGRSSREAFLKITLNFLRNMKQEKLADCLQSRSRSGICQRNLKSNLQKKFRCVFEGIAKAGNPTLLNQIYTELYITEGGTAEVNVEHEIRQIETASKKPVRPETTIRQQDIFKASPGRDEPIRTVMTKGVAGIGKTVLTQKFTLDWAEDKANQDIQFTFPFTFRELNVLKEKKYSLVELVHHFFTETKEAGICRFEEFQVVFILDGLDECRFPLDFSNTKILTDVTESTSVDVLLVNLIRGKLLPSARLWITTRPAAANQIPPDCVDMVTEVRGFTDPHKKEYFRKKFKNEEQASRIISHIETSRSLHIMCHIPVFCWITATVLEDVFKIRKRGELPKTLTEMYIHFLVVQSKLKNIKYDGGSETDPHWSQNSRMMFESLGKLAFEQLQKGNLIFYESDLTECGIDIRAASVYSGVFTQIFKEERGLYQERVFCFIHLSVQEFLAALHVHLTFINSGVNLMAKDLTTSWSKFSKDRRKCLHQSAVDKALQSPNGHLDLFLRFLLGLSLQTNQKHLRDLVTQSGSSLENSQDIIRYIKKKFEENISAEKYINLFHCLNELKDCSLVNEIQQFLESGSLRTDKLSPAQWSALVFILQSSEEDLDVFDLKKYSASEEALLRLLPVVKTSNKALMSGCDLSKKSCEDLSSVLSSQSSNLRHLDLSNNDLQDAGVELLSAGLGSPHCTLETLRLNSCNLLERSCEALSPVLRSQSSSLRELDLSNNDLWDSGVKQLSTGLASRHCTLEILRLSGCLITEKGCDYLATALSSTSSRLIELDLSYNHPGHSGVKKLSAVREDPRWSMKTLRWDPSGVQWLKPGLRKYSCELTLDENTVNKNLRVSNDKRKVSNVLEAEPYLDHPERFDYWPQLLCRDGLTGRCYWEVEWRGVVDVSVTYRGISRRGDKREGLFGGSDQSWSLSCIDGGYFVCHNNKQTSSSSSSSSSSSSSSSSSSSVSGRVAVYVDCPAGTLSFYRVSSDTLIHLHTFNTTFTERLYPGFGFRSDSPHSSVSLNLSHSLK